AGGAGGGCACGTTGGCAACTGATGTCACTCCTCACCCCCCCACACCCCTCCCAGACTGCCTCGATCCCTGACCCACTTACCTCACCATTTCCTTTCCTACAGAGCTGCCCTGGCCTCTGCTAAGGCTCTGAGCAGTTTAGTACAAGGACAAGCACATTCATTCCTATCATGACTAAGCTCTGTATTCCTTAAAGCTAAAAcaaccgggcgcagtggctcattcctgtaattccagcactttaggaggccgaggcgggtggatctcgaggtcaggagtttgagaccagcccagccaacatagtgaaaccccatctctactaaaaatacaaaaaattagctgggggtggtggcgcgcacctgtagttccagctattcaggaggctgaggcaggagaatcgctttaacccaggaggcggaggttgcagtgagccaagattgtgccactgcactccagcctgggcaacagagggagactccacctcaaacaaacaaacaaacaaacaaacaaacaaaacaaaacaaaaaaacctcagcGAGATAATGTGACTTGCCGAAAGTCACATTGCTATCAAGAGATAGTGTtatgatttgaacccaggtccacCAAGTTACCACTAATGTGAAGCAGGCACCCacgttcccattttacaggtgagtaaACAGACTCTGAAATCATACAGTGGAATAGGACTTCAATCCAGAACAACGGGCCCAGGTGTCCCACCTAGCAGGACAGACTCAGTCTGGGGACCCTCACTGGGTCCTAACCCCTTGCCCTCTCCATTGGCTGGGCTTGTCTACTTCCATCCTGCCCTGCCGGTATAGGTCATACCTTCTCTGAGTGGCGGAAGTGCCTCCAGAAGAGGTTGTACATTCTTCGGGTAGTCTTCTCTGGGTAGCAGGCCACTGTCTTGATATAGACTTTGAGGTTCCGCTCCAGGAGCTGGTTCACCTCCCCATAATCATAGTCATCATATCTGGATGGAAAGGTCCCAGCAGCATTACTCATGCTCTCCTCCAAGAGGCAGCTCCCTCCCCCCAGTCCCACCCTATAGAGGGAAGAAGAGAGCGTTGAGAAAAGTCAgaaggtaggccgggcgcggtggctcacgcctggaatcccagcactttgggaggctgaggcgggcaaatcacctgaggtgagaagttcaagaccagcctggccaacatggagaaaccccatctctactaaaaatacaaaattggctgggtgtggtggcccatgcctgtaatcccagctactctggaaggctgaggcaggagaatcgcttgaacccaggaggcggaggttgtggtgagccgagatcacaccattgtactctagcctgggcaacaaaagcgaaactccatctcaaaaaaaaacaaagaaaagaaaagtcaggaGAAACAGCTGATATCATGTATCACAGGCCGCATTGGCAGGGGACCACTTCAAGGAATACAGAGAATGAGCATGCTGTATTGAATACCAACTATGCGCCACGTGGAATCCTCAAAACTACTCTACACTATTGTGTATAGGACGGGATGGTGTACGCAATCTACTACATTCATCAACTCCAcgttatagatgaggaaacagaatcaGAGAAAGGAAGTCACTTGCCCTAGTTAATACAGCAAGGAAtggtgttttttttgagatggagtctcactctgtcgcacaggctggagtgcaatggcatgatctcagttcaccgcaacctcagcctcctgggttcaagcaattctcctgcctcagcctcccaagtagctgggattacaggcgtgagccgccatgcctggccggGAATGGGTTTTTAACCCAGCTCTGCCTAGCTCAGGGGTCATATCCACTACTCTATAGTAAAGGCCATGGAAGGTAGAGGAGGAAAGTCagtggagaaggaagaggatAAGGAGCTTGTACTCATACTACAAATGGGCAACCTAAGCCCTGGAGAAGATGACTAACTTCTTCAAAGCCAAAAAGCAAGTTGGTGATGAGTCTAGAAGCCACTTAGTCATCCCCAGTCTAGTGAGCAAGGGGAGCCAATGTCAAAACAGATCAGTGTAGATGGAGGAATGACTGGCTGAAAACTGGAGGCCAGATTCGGAAGACAAAGAAATAGGAGCAAGGACCATGTTGGAGAGCGGAGAAGCCTGGACCTGAGGGCTGAGCGGAAACCAGCCTAAGCCACATTCTAAGCAGCCTGTCCTTGGCCAGCCATGAGTTGGAAACCTACTAGTGACTAGAGTAAGAGGATGGTTCATTAAGTATAGCTCAACCCATTCAGTGAAATATGATTTACAGCTAGTaatacacagaaacacaaactttCTATAAGGAACACGTACCTTTTTTAAAACGGGGGGTAATTTTTTGGTGTTTGGTATAAACTGTTAAGtgagaaaggcaggaaaaaaaattcacGTGTTCACTAAAACATGCTCATgtttgagtaaatgaataaaataattgaaatgagtAGGGAAAGAAATGGcaacttattttgtttttgtaaattatatatgCTTTTGTTACTTGTGCATAGAAAAAGAaaggtgccaggtgtggtggctcatgcctataatcccagcaccctgggaggccaaggcaggcagatcacttgagctcaggagtttgagaccagcctgaacaacacagtgaagcaccatctctactaaaaatgcaaaaattagctgggcatggtggcacccacctgtagttccagttactaaggagatgaggcagaaggatcacctgagcccaggagttggagggtgcagtgagctgagatcactccactacactccagcctgggcgacagagtaagactcttgtcttttaaaaaaaaaaaaaaaaattgccgaaCACGGTGGCTCAAGTTGTAAtccccagctctttgggaggccgaggtgggcagatcacaaggtcaggagatcaagaccatcctggctaaaagggtgaaatcccatctctactaaaaatacaaaaaattacctgggcatggtggcgggcacctgtaatccctcccagctactcaggaggctgaggcagggagaattgcttgaacctgggaggcggaggttgcagtgagcagagactgcaccactgcactccagcctgggcaacagagcgagactccgtctcaaaaatcaatcaattaattaattaatttaaaaaaaaaaaaaaaagctgggcatgggtggctcatgcctgtaaccccagcactttgggatgctgaggcgggcagatcacctgaaatgagaagttcgagaccagcctggccaacatggagaaaccccatctctactaaaaatacaaaattagccgggcatggtggcacatgcctgtaatcccagttactcaggaggctgaggcgggagaatcacttgaatccgggaggcagaggttgcagtgagccaagatcacgccattgcactccagcctgggcaacaagagtgaaacaccatctcaaaaaagaaaagaaaagataagaaggaGATAACTGATAACAATAAGAACAGATAGTAtaatggataatttttattttattttattttttgctgtgttgcccaggctggagtgcagtggtgcaatcatggctcactatagccttgagcTCTtggacacaagtgatcctcctgtctcagcctctagaatacctgagactataggcatgtaccacctcactcagctaatttttatttttttgtagagataggtcttaattatgttgcccaggctgaggcacaaactcctggcctcatgtaatcctcctgctacagcctcccaaaatgctgggattgcaggtgtgagccactgcacccagcctttattttcttttttgttatctgtgtttttcaattttatttattttgagatagcgtcttgctctgttgcccaggctggagcacagtggcatgatctcagctcactgaaacctctgcctcccgggctcaagggatcctcctgcctcagcttcccaagtagctggacctaCAGGAGTCAATAATAAATTAgtcaatttttgttattttttgtagagatggggtttcaccatgtagttcaggttggtctcgaactcctggactccagtgatccacccgcatcagtctcccaaagcgctggggttataggtgtaggtcaccactcccagctgagagtttttattttaaataaaaaattaattgttcaagccaccactcccagctgttttattttaaataaacaattaatTGTTCTACATATATGCTTGACAAGTAATTTCACATCTAGGATTTATCTACAAGGACTTATGCATAGATGCGTACATGGTGTTTGTAATAGTGAAAATCTgcaaacaacctaaatatccaatAATAGGGAAATGACTGAATGATCACAATACATCCATGCTCACAGATACCATGCAGTGGTTAAAAGCATAAaacaggctgagtacagtggttcatgcttgcaatcccagcactttgggaagccgaggcaggagaattgcttgagcccaggacttcaagaccagcctgggcaatagagcaagaccctgtctctttaaaaaaaaataataataataataaaatatctattcGTGCTGATAAGGTAGTTCCCAGATAGAGAAAATTACAGGACATGTCAAATCTGATCCCATCACCttacaaaaatcagaaaagatttaacaagcaaaaagatgaaaatgtaattcatcatataaTAGTATGCAGAGATATCACCACTAAACAGTATTTTAGTGTATAGCCTTCCATACATTTTCCATGCATGCACAAACTGTTTAATATacaaaagaacataaagaagatttctgttgGTAAttagctttcttttctctcaatACAATCTGAATATTTTCCCACGGAAATACAAATagacatctattttttttttttttttgagacagggtcttgctctgtcgtccagactgaagtacagtggtataatGATGGCTCATTGAagctttgacctcctgagctcaagagatcctcccacctcagccttccaagtagctgagactataggtgcatgccaccacacaggcaaatgttttaattttttgtagagatggaggttgcattatgttgcccaggctagtcttgaactcctgtttctcaagcaatcctttcacaatgccctcccaaagtgcgggattacaggcatgagccaccaagcctggcctctattgtaattttttttttttttttttgagacagagtcttgctctgtcacccaggctggaggagtgcagtggcgcgatcctggcttactttagcctctgcctcctgggttcaagcgattctcctgcctcagcctcttgagtagctgggattacaaatgcgtaccaccacacccagctaatttttgtattttttagtagaacagggtttcaccatgttggtcaggctggtctcgaactcctaatctcatgacctgcctgccttggcttcccaaagtgctgggattacaagcgtgagccactgcgcccggcctattgtaaTTTGTaatagctgcataatatttcacTGAATAGATGTATCATTATTTAAAGTCCCCTACTGAGCATTTATGTTATCCTTATTTATTATGAGAGAAGAATTACTACTTGGAATGGAAATACAAACACaactctctctacatatatatatatagtgtgtatgtgtatatgtatgtatatgtgtatatacgtgtgtgtgtgtatatatatgtacatacatatcaAACAATAGTTACCTCTGGGAGTGCAATTAAAGAGTTTCATTTACAACGTTCAAACAATGAGTACTATCATCTTTCAAAATCACAATTTGATTTGAAAAATAGTATaggcaagaagaaaggaaaagaaaaaaaacaaaaacaaaacgaaaacggAAACAACCGTGAACCCGGAATGAAGACTCGCAGTGCACATGTGCCCCAGGTGAAGGGACATGGGCTCACCTGATACCAAAGACGCAGTGGATGTAGTTCCAGATGGCCCTGCGGAGCACGGAGGTGTCCACCCCGCTGTGCATGGCGATGGTATTGTAGGTGAGGCTATAGGCTGCCTGGAACTTCTCGTCCAGCAGCTGCCCACCCTCAGGGTAGAGCCGCTGGATCAGTGAGTAGCCATGGTCTTCCCAAGTATAATCCTTAGGTAGGTGGGAAGGGATTGGTGAGTCTTTGGAGCCCAAGACCAGCCAGAGAGACCCCCTTCCTCTGTACCTTGGATCTCCATAGTTCTCCTTCCTGGTGCCATAAACCTAATGTGCTGCTTGCTCTGGGCCTCAGATGTCAAGGAAGGTACACTTTGGTGATGACCTTCTCCTTACGATCACCAACCCCTGAGCTTAGGGTATAGATGGGTTCCTTAAGGATTCACAGGGACCCCACTGCCCTCGTGGAATCTTGAGGGAAATAACGTAcccaactctattttttttttttttgagacagggtcttgctgtcacccaggctggagcgcagtagtgcaatcacagctcactgcgtcCTTGACCtcctagctcaagtgatcctcccacctcagccattcaagtagctgggactataggcatgcaccaccttccagctaatttttaaatgtctttgtagggacggggtttcgccatgttgtccaggctagtctcaagctcctgggctcaagcaatcctcccaccctggcttcccaaagtgctgggattacaggtgtgagctaccatgcccagctgggtaCCTAACTCTATAACTACTCAAACTATCCACCCACTGCATGTTCGTAAATGTGGAGCAATGGCCAAGAGTAGTAGAGAGAGCCCCACCTGGGCCCGGAAGGTTGGGGGCGCCTGAGCCCCTCTCCGGGTGAAGTCCTCATATCCAAAAGTAGGATCTTCCACAAAGCACAGCATGTCTGGGTGTGGAGAGGGCTCCAGGATGTCAGCTGAGGACCAGAAAGAGGTCACAGTGAGGCTGGGGCATGGGGCATGCAGGCGTCCACTCCTGATTAATCACCAAACGGGGGAGGGGAAGGCAGAATAGAGGGCCAAAAAAGCCCCTTGCTATAGTGAGTGGGCAAGACCTCAGCTGGAGCCCGGCCTTGTGGAGGGGGTGGATCAGGCCCATGGACCCGTGAAGTGAGGCCCCTGGTAACAATAACTTAAGTGGAAGTTATTTATGGATTGGTTCCCCctgggccaggctctgtgctaagatCTTTGCTTCTACTGCCCCACTAACCCCACATAGCAATCCTGAAGCCCTGAGATAGGAAGTGACTCGTCAGTGGTCGCACAGCCAGAAAGGCTAGCAGTTCAGGATTCAAAGCAAGGTCTGAGCTCAAGGCCCAGGCTCAGAACCTCTTGGACGGGAAGCTGAGAAGCGGCTGCCTCTAGAACACAGGAGGCAGCTCCTCCTGACCAGAGATAGCCTAAGAAGGAGCAGCCCCAGGAGCCTGGATGCCTGTGATCCTGTACCTGAGGGGGTCACCAGCAGGCTCTCTGACTTCTCCAGCTCAAAGCGGCTCTCCATCTCCTCCTGGGACGTCCCCTCATCCCGCAGCAGGCTCTCCTGCAGCTGCCGCATGCGCTCCATCAGTGCCTCCACTTCACGGGCAGACTCAAAGCCCTGCAGGAGAGGGCCAGTGGTGACCAGCTACTCCTCCTCCTTCGGCCTCTGGGAAGCTCCACACATCCTTCCCACAGGCCAGGCCTTCCTAATGCTCACAAAGGCCTAGGGCATCCcctgtgccagccactgtgctgGACAGCGCATGGGTCTGTGCTTCCTAAAGTGACATTTATGAAGCTACAGAATAGACACAACTTCCCTGAGAGGAAATTTTTAAAGTGtctgtatttttgtattaaaacaaacaagGCCACATTATTCAGTGAAAGGTAAACTTTGTAGTTTGAAAGTGCTAAAACCAACAGCCTTTGAGCCTCACAGCCCAGTGTGAGTAGAGGGTCTTatctccccatttcacagatgaggaaactgagcttcaAAGTCAAATAACTTTTCTATGGTCTCTCACAGCAGCAGGTAGTGCAGGCACCAAAGATTGGGAAGCAGTAGCTTCTACCTAAGGACCAGAGGTCATGCCTGCTTCCTCCCCGATCAAGACCCAGGCCCATGACTTACCCCAGAGTTGTTCAACGGGTCCCTGCTCGGGGGACTGCTCTGCTCACTGGGGGGTGTAGGTGCCTGGGGGGCAGGGCTGCCATCTGCATCCCCCTCAGGGAGGATGCCACAGCCAAACACAAAGGACGAGAGCGAGTGGCAGTGGGTGAGCAGGACCAGAGCCTGAATGAGCTCGGCCAGGGACCAGGTGTGCTCGCCGGTCTTCAGCAAGGCCTGGAGGGGACAGAACGGGAGGTTAGAGCTGCTCAGTGCCTGCCCTGGGCTACCCACCAGGCACCAGCCAGGCCTCTGTGCTCCCTCAGACACCCGTCTCTCTGCCCCCTGCACCTGGATGTGCTCCTTGGTGATGAGCCATGGCCGATGCGCCAGCAACTTGTTGATCTCGCTGAGCTTGCGCAGCTTCTTGGGCACCCGGTGGAGGCCCAGCAGCCACTCAGGGTCACCACCGGTCTGCAGAAACTCGGCCATGTGGGAGCCTACCAGGTAAGAACACTGATGGCGGGCGGCAGCCTGCGGAGGTAGTGGACAGAGCCTGAGTCACCCTCCTCCCTTGGTGCCTGGCTCAGGGTGGGTACCCCATCAGGGGAGAGGTTGTAGGGCTCACTGTTGCCCAAGAGGCAGGAAACCTAAGTTCTAAgtaaccccagctctgccaccagcTTGCAGGCCACCTGATTCCTTTTTGCACCTCAGTTTGCAAGCACTAATGATGCCTTTCTTCAAAACCTAAAATTTTCCTtccaagaaaaaaccaaaaactctACAGTTATAGAAAGCCAGGGCTTTCCCTGCTCTATGCCGCCTTCCCTCCTTGTCTATGGAATCAGTTCACAAAGCTCCCAGAAAAGAGATCAAAGGACAGAACCCTCCACAAAGCCACCTCTCCAAGTgtcaggcccagagaggctcaCCATGATGGCAATGTAGTGGCGCCAGGAGCTGGCCAAGGGACCATCCGTGTGCAGCAGCAGGTAGTGCAGGCGCCAGAAGCTGGTAAAGTAGTCAGGGTGCAGGCCCATCACCACTGCCAGGTTGTCCACTCGCCCAGAGGACATCAGTGCCTCCAGCCCCAGGTGCTGCTCGAGGCTCTCGGTCCCCTCCCGAAGGACCTGCCAAGCAAAGGGGAGGACAGCATGGGTTTCCCTCCTGCCCCACTCATCAAAGAGACCAGCGTATTATTCCAGTGGGTTTCTAATGGCAAGAAAGTAAAAACCACCACCATGTCCAAAAAGAAACAATGGGAAGAATCAGATATTTTAATAAGTCACTCAATGAATACTTGTTACGTACCTCATATAATAACGGCCAGTACTTACACATACGAtgctatgtgccaagtactgttcAAGCATGcatattttaacttatttaactCTCACAACAACAAAACTGGAGTTCTGTTTCTCCATTTTTAGGTAGGAAAACTCGGGTACAGAGAGTAAAAGTACGGTTTCTCCTCCCTTCATGGagcatctattttttctttttttttttttttgagatagagtctcattttgtcacccaggctggagtgcagtggtgcaatcttggctcactgcaagctctgcctcccaggttcacaccattctcctgcctcagcctccccagcagctgggactacaggcacacatcgccacacctggctaattttttgtatttttagtagtgatggggtttcaccgtgttagccaagatggtctcgatctcttgatcttgtgatccacctgcctcagcttcccaaagtgctgggattacaggtgtgagccaccgcgcccggcaggagcGTCTATTCTAACACCGCAAATGCATATAACCATGGGGGCGGGTGCAAAATAGTTCACATTTCCTGAGTGCTGTCTCCATGCCATCTCTGAGCTTACGGTTTTCTCTGCATGATGTCATGGGATCTTGCCAATAAGCCTGTGAGGTGAATACTATTATTTCCCCCACTTTGccagatgaggaaaccaggaCGTTTTGTTccttgctcaaagtcacagatCTTACAAATGACAGAATCAGATTCAAATTCAGATGAACTCCAAAGcctatttggttcttcttttttaaatacagacagagtcccactatgttgtccaggctggtctcgaactcctgggctcaagtgatccctctaccttggcgtcccaaagtgctgggattacaggtgtgagctactgcacctggctgcctgtttcttttctttattataaaagagtggaccaggcacggtggctcacacctgtaatcccaggacactgggaggcagagatgggcagatcgcccaaggtccagagttcgagaccagcctgattaacatggagaaaccctatctctactaaaaatacaaaattagctgggcgtggtggcgcatgcctgtaatcccagctgctcagaaggctgaggcaggagaattgcttgaacctgggaggcagaggttgcggtgagccgagatcgcgccactgcactccagcctgggcaacaagaacgaaacttcgtctcaaaaaaaagaaaaaaaaaagagtggtcatttataaatgaaaaaataaaacacaagagcAATACCTGAGCTTGGAATTATGGGCCACAGACATAAATAATCAGCAAGTGGTTGTTCACCTTACATTTACCAAGGAGTGGAGGAACAGGGGGGTTTAGAGGGAGGTTAAACGTTTGTTACCTCATTAACTACTCGCCCTACACATTCAGGGAAAGCAAAGAGGAGAGgaaacaaaatttttcttttttgagactgagtctcactctgttgcccaggctgaagtgcagtggtgcaatctcggctcactgcaagctctgcctcccgggttcacgccattctcctgcctcagcctcccaagtagctgggattacaggtgcccaccaccacgcctggctaattttttgtatttttggcagagatgaggtttcactgtgttagccaggatggtctcgatctcctgacctcgtgatctgcccgcctcggccccccaaagtgctgggattacaggcgtgagccaccgcgcccagtgaAACAAAAAATTTGTCCTTGTTCACTGAAGGccaaagaaaatgaggaaactagTTTTACCTTTTTCTGCATGTTTTGAAGGTACCTCCGCTATCCCaacacactagaatataagctccataaTGGCAAAGAtttttgtcttgttcactgctgtatcccaaGCAACCAGAACAGTGCCTCACACAGATTAATCATTCAATAGATAtgttaagtaaatgaatgaatgaactgactCAGTAGATGAAGGATGTCTTTCTTGtattaagtgaaaaacaaaaaaaaacaagttgtAAACTATCACCTTGGTTCTGTACTGAAAGTAAGTATTGGCTTGAACAAAGCACAGTAAACAGTGGCAAATGGTTAACAGTGATAATCTCTGGAGGGTGTAGGAAGATACAGGAGATCAGAGCTTTCTGaaacaatggaaattttaaaaataataaacatatattacttttgaaacagaaaagaacatgTACAGTCACGGATGAGAAGATAAACACAGATAGTTCTATCTTCTTAAGGGAAACAGGCACTGATCTAGGAATCGAAAGTTTggccatgcaaaaaaaaaaaaaagtttggccaCTACCTGGCTATTAGCACTTGATTTCT
This DNA window, taken from Macaca mulatta isolate MMU2019108-1 chromosome 1, T2T-MMU8v2.0, whole genome shotgun sequence, encodes the following:
- the SESN2 gene encoding sestrin-2 isoform X2 encodes the protein MIVADSECRAELKDYLRFAPGGVGDSGPGEEQRESRARRGPRGPSAFIPVEEVLREGTESLEQHLGLEALMSSGRVDNLAVVMGLHPDYFTSFWRLHYLLLHTDGPLASSWRHYIAIMALLKTGEHTWSLAELIQALVLLTHCHSLSSFVFGCGILPEGDADGSPAPQAPTPPSEQSSPPSRDPLNNSGGFESAREVEALMERMRQLQESLLRDEGTSQEEMESRFELEKSESLLVTPSADILEPSPHPDMLCFVEDPTFGYEDFTRRGAQAPPTFRAQDYTWEDHGYSLIQRLYPEGGQLLDEKFQAAYSLTYNTIAMHSGVDTSVLRRAIWNYIHCVFGIRYDDYDYGEVNQLLERNLKVYIKTVACYPEKTTRRMYNLFWRHFRHSEKVHVNLLLLEARMQAALLYALRAITRYMT
- the SESN2 gene encoding sestrin-2 yields the protein MIVADSECRAELKDYLRFAPGGVGDSGPGEEQRESRARRGPRGPSAFIPVEEVLREGTESLEQHLGLEALMSSGRVDNLAVVMGLHPDYFTSFWRLHYLLLHTDGPLASSWRHYIAIMAAARHQCSYLVGSHMAEFLQTGGDPEWLLGLHRVPKKLRKLSEINKLLAHRPWLITKEHIQALLKTGEHTWSLAELIQALVLLTHCHSLSSFVFGCGILPEGDADGSPAPQAPTPPSEQSSPPSRDPLNNSGGFESAREVEALMERMRQLQESLLRDEGTSQEEMESRFELEKSESLLVTPSADILEPSPHPDMLCFVEDPTFGYEDFTRRGAQAPPTFRAQDYTWEDHGYSLIQRLYPEGGQLLDEKFQAAYSLTYNTIAMHSGVDTSVLRRAIWNYIHCVFGIRYDDYDYGEVNQLLERNLKVYIKTVACYPEKTTRRMYNLFWRHFRHSEKVHVNLLLLEARMQAALLYALRAITRYMT
- the SESN2 gene encoding sestrin-2 isoform X1, whose product is MIVADSECRAELKDYLRFAPGGVGDSGPGEVLREGTESLEQHLGLEALMSSGRVDNLAVVMGLHPDYFTSFWRLHYLLLHTDGPLASSWRHYIAIMAAARHQCSYLVGSHMAEFLQTGGDPEWLLGLHRVPKKLRKLSEINKLLAHRPWLITKEHIQALLKTGEHTWSLAELIQALVLLTHCHSLSSFVFGCGILPEGDADGSPAPQAPTPPSEQSSPPSRDPLNNSGGFESAREVEALMERMRQLQESLLRDEGTSQEEMESRFELEKSESLLVTPSADILEPSPHPDMLCFVEDPTFGYEDFTRRGAQAPPTFRAQDYTWEDHGYSLIQRLYPEGGQLLDEKFQAAYSLTYNTIAMHSGVDTSVLRRAIWNYIHCVFGIRYDDYDYGEVNQLLERNLKVYIKTVACYPEKTTRRMYNLFWRHFRHSEKVHVNLLLLEARMQAALLYALRAITRYMT
- the SESN2 gene encoding sestrin-2 isoform X3; amino-acid sequence: MSSGRVDNLAVVMGLHPDYFTSFWRLHYLLLHTDGPLASSWRHYIAIMAAARHQCSYLVGSHMAEFLQTGGDPEWLLGLHRVPKKLRKLSEINKLLAHRPWLITKEHIQALLKTGEHTWSLAELIQALVLLTHCHSLSSFVFGCGILPEGDADGSPAPQAPTPPSEQSSPPSRDPLNNSGGFESAREVEALMERMRQLQESLLRDEGTSQEEMESRFELEKSESLLVTPSADILEPSPHPDMLCFVEDPTFGYEDFTRRGAQAPPTFRAQDYTWEDHGYSLIQRLYPEGGQLLDEKFQAAYSLTYNTIAMHSGVDTSVLRRAIWNYIHCVFGIRYDDYDYGEVNQLLERNLKVYIKTVACYPEKTTRRMYNLFWRHFRHSEKVHVNLLLLEARMQAALLYALRAITRYMT